The genomic window GAAATGGAAGTCATCCTGACGCCGCAGGGCACGCTGGCGGAAAAAATCCGTGCCGGCGGCGCCGGCATACCCGCTTTTTATACCGCAACCGGTTATGGCACGGATGTCGCCAAGGGCAAAGACACCCGCGAATTCAACGGGCGCAACTATGTGCTCGAGGAGTCGCTGACCGCGGATTATTCGCTGGTCAAGGCGTGGAAAGCAGACACCATGGGCAACCTGGTCTATCGAATGACGGCGCAGAATTTCAACCCGATGATGGCGACCGCCGGCAAGATTACCGTGGCGGAAGTCGAGGAAATCGTCGAACCGGGCGAACTGGACCCGGAGCACATACATACGCCGGGAATCTTCGTCCAGCGCCTGATCAAAGGCACGTTTGAGAAGCGCATCGAACAACGAACCGTCCGCAGCGCCTGATGATATGAAGGATAGATAATGGCACTAAGCAGAGTACAGATTGCCCAGCGGGTCGCGTCCGAGTTACGCGATGGTTATTACGTCAACCTGGGCATCGGGATCCCGACGCTGGTCGCCAACTACATTCCCGCAGACATCGAGGTCATGCTGCAATCGGAGAACGGCTTGCTGGGCATGGGCCCTTTCCCGCTCGATGAGGAAGTCGATGCCGACCTGATCAACGCGGGCAAACAGACCGTGACGGCGATCATCGGCGCCGCCTATTTTTCATCGGCGGAAAGTTTCGCGATGATCCGCGGCGCGCATGTGGACCTGACGGTACTCGGTGCATTCGAAATCGATCAGAACGGCAGCATCGCCTCATGGATGATCCCCGGAAAATTGGTCAAGGGCATGGGCGGCGCCATGGACCTGGTCGCCGGAACCGAGAACATCGTCGTGACAATGACCCACGCCAGCAAATCGGGCCAGTCTAAATTGCTGGAATCGTGCACCCTGCCGCTGACCGGCGTGAACTGTATCCGCAAGGTCATTACCGATCTTGGCTACCTGGAAATTCACGACGGCGCGTTCCATTTGATGGAACGGGCGCCCGGCGTATCGGTCGAGGAAATCCAGGAGAAAACCGCGGGCCGGTTGATCGTCGATGGCGACGTGCCGGAGATGCGGCTCGGCTGAGGCCGCCTGCCGATGGAAGCCAGCCCGACCCCCCGGGAGCAGTATGCACGAGCGCTGGAGGACCCGGACTTCGTTGCGGACGCCGCTCAGAAAAAGGCCATCGAGGCGCTGCATCGAATCTATCTGCAGTTGATCGCCAAACCGGCCTCGCTGTCGCCCTGGCGGCGGTTGCGCCTCGCGCTCTCTCGCAACACCAAAATCCCACCCGTCCAAGGCCTTTACCTTTGGGGTGGAGTCGGCCGCGGCAAGACCCCTCTGATGGACATGTTTTACCGTGCCCTGCCCTTCAGGCAAAAACAAAGGCGCCACTTTCACCGTTTCATGTACGAATTGCACGCACGGCTAAAAAACCCCAAGCATCGGCAGGACCCGGTCAAAGATATCGCGGCGCAGATCGCCAAAGACACCCGGGTCATTTGTTTCGACGAGTTTTTCGTGTCCGATATCGCCGATGCAATGTTGCTGGGCACGCTGTTCCGGGAATTGTTCAGGCGCGGCGTCACCCTGGTTGCCACATCGAACACACCGCCATCGCTTTTGTACCAAGGCGGTTTGCAAAGAGAACGATTTTTGCCGGGGATAACAGCGATCGAAACCCATTGCCAGGTCATGGAACTCGAAGGAGCCGAGGACTTTCGCCTGCGTATCCTCGATGAGGCTGAAATTTATCACGCGCCGCTCGATTTGCAGGCGGAAGCCAACCTGGCGGAGTACTTTGAGAAAATCTCCTGCCACGGCGGCAAGGCGGATCAGAATCTCATGGTCTGTGGCCGGACTATCGCTACCCGGCGGCTGGCAAATAGCATCGCCTGGTTTGATTTCGCGGCCTTGTGCGACGGCCCGCGGAGCCAGGATGATTACCTGGAACTGGCGCGGGGTTTTCATACCATCCTGGTCTCGGGCGTGCCGGCGATGGATTCCGCGGACAACGACCGCGCGCGCCGATTTATCGCGCTGGTCGATGAGTTCTATGACCGCAAGGTCAAACTGATCCTGTCGGCCGCGGTACCGGCCGAACAGCTTTATCGAGGCGAGCGACTGGCCTTCGAGTTCAGGCGTACGGTCAGCCGCCTGGCCGAGATGCAGACGCACGCCTACCTGGGGCAGGCGCACCTGGCCTGAGAACCGTTCGCTGCGCCTTCATATTTCGCCGTTTTTCGCAAACCGGCTGATGTGCTCGGCCGCCCGAAAAGCC from Pseudomonadota bacterium includes these protein-coding regions:
- a CDS encoding CoA transferase subunit A, whose amino-acid sequence is EMEVILTPQGTLAEKIRAGGAGIPAFYTATGYGTDVAKGKDTREFNGRNYVLEESLTADYSLVKAWKADTMGNLVYRMTAQNFNPMMATAGKITVAEVEEIVEPGELDPEHIHTPGIFVQRLIKGTFEKRIEQRTVRSA
- a CDS encoding CoA transferase subunit B; its protein translation is MALSRVQIAQRVASELRDGYYVNLGIGIPTLVANYIPADIEVMLQSENGLLGMGPFPLDEEVDADLINAGKQTVTAIIGAAYFSSAESFAMIRGAHVDLTVLGAFEIDQNGSIASWMIPGKLVKGMGGAMDLVAGTENIVVTMTHASKSGQSKLLESCTLPLTGVNCIRKVITDLGYLEIHDGAFHLMERAPGVSVEEIQEKTAGRLIVDGDVPEMRLG
- a CDS encoding AFG1 family ATPase → MEASPTPREQYARALEDPDFVADAAQKKAIEALHRIYLQLIAKPASLSPWRRLRLALSRNTKIPPVQGLYLWGGVGRGKTPLMDMFYRALPFRQKQRRHFHRFMYELHARLKNPKHRQDPVKDIAAQIAKDTRVICFDEFFVSDIADAMLLGTLFRELFRRGVTLVATSNTPPSLLYQGGLQRERFLPGITAIETHCQVMELEGAEDFRLRILDEAEIYHAPLDLQAEANLAEYFEKISCHGGKADQNLMVCGRTIATRRLANSIAWFDFAALCDGPRSQDDYLELARGFHTILVSGVPAMDSADNDRARRFIALVDEFYDRKVKLILSAAVPAEQLYRGERLAFEFRRTVSRLAEMQTHAYLGQAHLA